The Desulfovibrio sp. DNA window CTTGCGGCATGGCTCACCCAGATGGGCGCAGTGGTCGGCGGTTTTTCAGACTGCGTGCCCACCACGCCCTCGCACTATGACGCCATGAACCTCGGTGCGCACCTCGAAGCCGACGTGCGCGGTGACATTCGCGACCGCGAGGCCATGGTCAAGGCCATGCGCCAGTTCCGGCCCGATGTGGTCTTCCATCTTGCGGCGCAGGCTCTGGTGCGCAAGTCGTACGACGACCCGGCCATGACATTTGAAGCCAACATGATGGGAACCCTCAATGTTCTTGAGGCGGTTCGCGCCTGCCCCGAAGTGCAGGCTGTGATCATGATTACCTCTGACAAGTGCTACCGCAATGACGAGCTGGTCTGGGGTTACCGCGAAACCGACCATCTCGGCGGGCACGATCCCTACTCCGCTTCCAAGGGCTGCGCAGAAATCATCGCCCATTCGTACTTTGAAAGCTTTTTCAAGGAAGGACCCGCCTGCGCCACGGTGCGCGCGGGCAACGTGATTGGCGGCGGCGACTGGGCTCTTGACCGCATTGTGCCCGACTGCGCGCGTTCGTGGGCGGCGGGCCAGCCTGTGCAGATCCGCAGTCCGTGGGCCACGCGCCCCTGGCAGCTGGTTCTCGAGCCGCTTTCCGGTTATCTGTGGCTGGGCGCGCGCCTGCTGCTGGGCCTTAACGAGCCCTTCAACCTGCGCGGTCAGGCCTACAACTTTGGCCCAGCTGCCGACGTAAACAATACCGTGGCAGAAGTGGTGGAAGCCCTGGCCCTGCACTGGCCCGGCTTTACCAGCGAGATGGACAAGAAGGGTCAGGCCGGCATGAAAGAATGCACCCTGCTCAAGCTCTGCTGCGACAAAGCCCTGGCCCACCT harbors:
- the rfbG gene encoding CDP-glucose 4,6-dehydratase is translated as MFANAYKGRRVFVTGHTGFKGSWLAAWLTQMGAVVGGFSDCVPTTPSHYDAMNLGAHLEADVRGDIRDREAMVKAMRQFRPDVVFHLAAQALVRKSYDDPAMTFEANMMGTLNVLEAVRACPEVQAVIMITSDKCYRNDELVWGYRETDHLGGHDPYSASKGCAEIIAHSYFESFFKEGPACATVRAGNVIGGGDWALDRIVPDCARSWAAGQPVQIRSPWATRPWQLVLEPLSGYLWLGARLLLGLNEPFNLRGQAYNFGPAADVNNTVAEVVEALALHWPGFTSEMDKKGQAGMKECTLLKLCCDKALAHLNWKATLTFDETIRYTAEWYHCFYKGQEGKQARNMLDFTLGQIAAYVNAAEQRNQVWVK